GGCGAAGATCCGGTCGTTCCGCAAGCCCGAGCCGTACAAGGGCAAGGGCGTCCAGTACCGGGGCGAGAAGATCCGGCGCAAGGCGGGCAAGTCGGGCAAGGCGGGCAAGGGGAAGTAGATGTACAAGAAGCACGATCGCCGCCTCGCACGCGACCGGCGTCACGTCCGCGTCCGCAAGGTGGTGTCCGGCACTGCCGCGCGGCCCCGCCTGGCCGTCTTCCGCAGCCTGCACCACATCTCGGCTCAGGTGATCGACGACACCGCCGGGCGCACGCTCGCCTCCGCCTCGACCTACGAGCCGGCGCTCCGGGAGGGGTTGACGGGCACCGCCAACGCCGATGCCGCCGCCGCCGTGGGCAGGGCCGTGGCCGAGCGCGCGGTCGCTGCCGGCGCCCCCGTCGTGGTCTTCGACCGCGCCGGCTACCTCTACCACGGGCGGGTCAAGGCGCTCGCCGACGCGGCCCGCTCCGCGGGTCTGGAGTTCTGACGATGGGTATGCGCATGGATCGCCGCGACGACCGCGGCGGCTCCGACCTCCAGGAGAAGGTGGTCTCGCTCAACCGCGTCGCCAAGGTGGTGAAGGGCGGCCGGCGCTTCTCCTTCAGCGCCCTGGTGGTGGTCGGCGACGGCCAGGGGCGGGTGGGAGCCGGTCTCGGCAAGGCAGGCGAGGTTCCCGACGCCATCCGCAAGGGCGTCGAGGACGCCAAGAAGAACATGATCACCGTGCCGATGGTCGGCACCACGATCCCCCACGAGGTCCGCTACAAGCAGGGCGCGGCCAAGGTGCTGCTCAAGCCCGCCGTCCCCGGCACCGGGGTGATCAGCGGCGGCGCCATGCGCGCCGTGGTCGAGGCGGCGGGGATCCACGACATCCTCACCAAGTCGCTGGGGACCAACAACCCCATCAACGTGGTCCGCGCCACCGTCGGCGCGCTCGCCAGCCTGCGCACCCTCCGCGACGTCGCCGCGCTCCGTGGCAAGACCCCGGAGGAGGTGGTGGGCCGGCGCCGGGCGGCGGTGATGCTCGGCGAGTCGCTCGCCGAGGTGCCGGTGTCCTCATGAGCCGGCTGACCGTCACCTACCGCAAGAGCACGATCGGCTACGCGAAGGACCAGAAGGCGACCATCGCCGCCCTCGGCCTGAAGCGCCTCCACCAGACCGTCGAGCACGAGGACAGCGCCTCGCTGCGGGGGATGATCCAGAAGGTGCGCCACCTGGTGAGCGTCGACGGGGTGCCCGCCGACTCGCCCAAGGGGGTGACCCTGCTCAACTCCCGGCCGGTGTCCTCGGGCACCGCCGCCACCGCCGAGGCGTCCTCATGAAGCTCCACGAGCTCCATCCCGCCCCCAACAGCCGCAGGGCCCGCACCCGGGTGGGCCGCGGCATCAGCGCGGGCCAGGGCAAGACCTCCGGCCGTGGTCAGAAGGGCCAGGGCTCGCGGAGCAGCTCGGGGCTGCCCAAGGGCTTCGAGGGCGGCCAGATGCGGCTCTCCCAGCGCCTCCCCAAGCTGCGCGGCTTCCGCAACCGGTGGAGGAAGGAGTATGCCGTCGTCAACCTCGGCAAGCTCAACCGCTTCGAGAACGGCGCCATCGTCGACCCGGAGACGCTGAAGGCCGCCGGCCTGATCGGCCCGGCGCGCGACGGCGTGAAGCTGCTCGCCGCGGGCAGCGTCGGCCGGGCGGTCACGGTGCGGGTCCACCGCGCGTCGGCGGCGGCCCGGGCCGCGGTCGAGGCCGCCGGCGGCACCGTCGAGCTCCTCGAGGCACCCGCGGTCGACGAGACCGAGGCCGACGCCCTTCCCGCCCCCGACGCGGCATCCGACGCGGACGCCGCCGGCGACGAGGAGTAGCCTCCGACCATGAACCTGATCCAGGCCCTCGGACAGGCGATTCGCATCCCCGAGCTGCGGCGCAAGCTGCTCTTCACGCTCGCGCTGCTGCTCGCCTTCCGGATCCTGGCCAGCATCTCGGTCCCCGGCGCCAACGCTCAGAAGCTCCAGGAGCTCTTCGCCAGCAACTCCCTGCTGGGGCTGCTGAACCTCTTCAGCGGAGGCGGCCTGAGCACCTTCTCCATCGCCGCGATGGGCATGAACCCCTACATCAACGCCACCATCATCATGCAGCTGATGACGGTGGTCTCCCTGCGCCTCAAGGAGATGTCCAAGGAGGGCGAGCAGGGCCGCAAGAAGATCACCCGGTACACCCGCTGGCTCACCGTCGCCCTGGCGGCGCTGCAGGCCTACGGCTACACCGTTCTCTTCACCAGCACCGGCGTGCTCAGCAGCCCGAGCGCCGGCACGGTGATCAGCATCATGATCACCCTCACCGCGGGCAGCGTGATCCTGATGTGGCTCGGCGAGCTGATCACCGAGTACGGAGTCGGCAACGGCGTCTCGCTGGTGATCTTCGCGGGCATCATCGGCCGCCTCCCCGGCGCCGTCTACAGCTATGCCAGCGTCGGCGGCACCGCCCACATCCTCACGATCATCGTGATGGGCGCGGTGGCGATCACCGTGACCGCCTTCATCATCGAGGTCCAGCAGGCGCAGCGGAAGATCCCCATCCAGTCGGCCCAGCGGGTGGTCAACCCCCGCGCCGGGCAGGCGGTGCAGGGGCGGCGCAGCTTCCTGCCGCTTCGGGTCAACGCCGGCGGCGTCATC
The Candidatus Dormiibacterota bacterium genome window above contains:
- the rplR gene encoding 50S ribosomal protein L18, which translates into the protein MYKKHDRRLARDRRHVRVRKVVSGTAARPRLAVFRSLHHISAQVIDDTAGRTLASASTYEPALREGLTGTANADAAAAVGRAVAERAVAAGAPVVVFDRAGYLYHGRVKALADAARSAGLEF
- the rpsE gene encoding 30S ribosomal protein S5, which translates into the protein MGMRMDRRDDRGGSDLQEKVVSLNRVAKVVKGGRRFSFSALVVVGDGQGRVGAGLGKAGEVPDAIRKGVEDAKKNMITVPMVGTTIPHEVRYKQGAAKVLLKPAVPGTGVISGGAMRAVVEAAGIHDILTKSLGTNNPINVVRATVGALASLRTLRDVAALRGKTPEEVVGRRRAAVMLGESLAEVPVSS
- the rpmD gene encoding 50S ribosomal protein L30, translating into MSRLTVTYRKSTIGYAKDQKATIAALGLKRLHQTVEHEDSASLRGMIQKVRHLVSVDGVPADSPKGVTLLNSRPVSSGTAATAEASS
- the secY gene encoding preprotein translocase subunit SecY; amino-acid sequence: MNLIQALGQAIRIPELRRKLLFTLALLLAFRILASISVPGANAQKLQELFASNSLLGLLNLFSGGGLSTFSIAAMGMNPYINATIIMQLMTVVSLRLKEMSKEGEQGRKKITRYTRWLTVALAALQAYGYTVLFTSTGVLSSPSAGTVISIMITLTAGSVILMWLGELITEYGVGNGVSLVIFAGIIGRLPGAVYSYASVGGTAHILTIIVMGAVAITVTAFIIEVQQAQRKIPIQSAQRVVNPRAGQAVQGRRSFLPLRVNAGGVIPIIFAISIMAFPTIFANFFQNAGGVPGRMAVWIRDNWGPAGGPIFANLGYNAIEFLLVLGFTYFYTAVVFDPNDVADDFKKRSVYIPGIRPGKWTADYLGKVMGRITLAGALFLAVITVVLPWGASLITGSSSTTGLYLGGTAILIVVGVALDTMQQIETQLLMRQYKGFIK